One region of Brassica napus cultivar Da-Ae chromosome A10, Da-Ae, whole genome shotgun sequence genomic DNA includes:
- the LOC106411561 gene encoding C2 and GRAM domain-containing protein At5g50170 codes for MRLYVYVLQAKDLPVQETSVVLHVGKHKSKTRVSRGSSNPIWHEEFVFRVGEGDDDVVVSVLHHDHDHHLSDVSPGLIGKVRIPLCSVAGEENQTLLPTWFVIEKPSDGKFVNIECGKILLSMSLQGKSESTSDEKVLPDKQDVSLEDVKEVQGSAKEGKRRKHHDGKHIMKNLVNQIDKLFHKKEEISKRLNDEPAGDSVTSNYEDATDNSCSSAATTCTGFEEGLDLMQSSDGEIEEMPENLLGGILVDQKYLVSPSDLNKFLFSPNSQFRKELAELQSLTDVQEGPWTMVQEDITPRLTRLVTYMRPATKLVKAGKATESQVYRKASGNQFAVFVSVSTPDVPYGNTFKVELLYKIEPVTEPNAVGESSRLIISWGIQFSQSTIMKGMIEGGARQGLKESFEQFSDLLAKNYKTLDPAVVLDKEQVIATVQSEPKTDLKSAFLYFWSSSVVCAVLLSVYVVVHMLHCEPSKIQGVEFYGLDLPDSFGELFSSGILVLLLERVYMMTVHFIQARLHRGRDQGGKANGKGWILTIALIKGTNLASVEATELFDPYVVFTCNGKTRTSSVKLQAQDPQWNEVIEFDAMEEPPSVLDVEVFDFDGPFDQGVSLGHAEINFLKLTADELADLCVPLVGHHAQASQSKLQLRIFLENKNGVETMKDYLSKVEKEVGKKLNIRSPQKNSAFQKLFGLPHEEFLLKEYTCYLKRKLPVQGKLFLSARIVAFYSNIFGHKTKFYFLWEDMDDIQVLPPTLASLGSPLLLIILKKNRGLDAKHGAKSQDEEGRLWFYFQSFVSFDATSRTIMALWKTRTLSVDQRAHIAEEESDVSDPFFLPGDVAVVSDADPLQMSKVYACDLPGDVELVMKIFGGGEMERKIMEKSGCLNYASTTWESKKPGIYERRVSYKYNHTVSVFGGGVTSSQQKSTAPNDEGWILNDIVALHDVPFGDHFRVHLRYEVKKAGVDCKTSKCEVYLRIRWLKPIKFEQRISKSIMEKFRNRLKVIFDLFQKESVANSSLTLL; via the exons ATGAGGCTTTACGTGTACGTCCTACAAGCGAAGGATTTGCCCGTTCAAGAGACGTCCGTCGTGCTTCACGTTGGGAAACACAAGTCCAAGACGAGAGTTTCCAGAGGTTCTTCCAATCCGATCTGGCATGAGGAATTCGTTTTCAGAGTTGGCGAAGGTGACGACGATGTTGTTGTATCTGTTCTTCATCATGACCACGATCATCATCTCTCTGATGTCTCCCCGGGTTTGATTGGTAAAGTTCGGATTCCGCTTTGTTCCGTCGCCGGTGAAGAGAATCAGACGCTGCTGCCGACGTGGTTCGTCATTGAAAAGCCCAGTGATGGCAAGTTCGTTAACATCGAATGTG GGAAAATCCTTCTCAGTATGTCTTTGCAAGGGAAGTCTGAAAGTACCTCTgatgaaaaagttctccctgaTAAGCAGGATGTGAGCTTGGAGGATGTTAAAGAAGTCCAAGGATCTGCTAAAGAAGGGAAACGTCGTAAACACCATGACGGGAAGCACATTATGAAGAATCTCGTCAACCAGATTGACAAGCTTTTTCATAAGAAAGAGGAAATCTCTAAGAGACTCAACGATGAGCCAGCAGGAGATAGTGTAACCTCAAATTATGAGGACGCCACAGACAACTCTTGCTCCTCTGCTGCTACTACTTGTACTGGCTTTGAGGAAGGCCTTGATCTGATGCAGTCTAGCGACGGAGAAATAGAAGAAATGCCTGAGAATCTTCTTGGGGGAATTCTTGTCGATCAGAAATATTTAGTCTCACCTTCTGATCTTAACAAATTTCTCTTCTCCCCCAATTCCCAGTTTAGGAAAGAGTTGGCTGAACTTCAAAGTTTAACAGATGTACAGGAAGGGCCTTGGACAATGGTTCAGGAAGATATTACTCCTCGTCTAACACGGCTCGTCACATACATGAGACCTGCAACAAAGTTGGTCAAAGCAGGAAAAGCTACAGAGAGTCAAGTTTACCGGAAAGCGAGTGGGAATCAGTTTGCTGTTTTTGTAAGTGTAAGTACACCAGATGTTCCTTATGGAAACACCTTTAAAGTAGAGTTGCTTTACAAGATTGAACCTGTAACGGAGCCAAACGCTGTTGGTGAATCTTCTCGGCTGATTATATCGTGGGGTATTCAATTCAGCCAAAGTACTATAATGAAAGGTATGATTGAAGGAGGTGCTAGGCAAGGGCTTAAAGAGAGTTTTGAGCAATTTTCTGATCTCTTGGCTAAGAATTACAAAACTCTTGATCCGGCTGTTGTATTGGACAAGGAGCAGGTTATAGCAACAGTGCAGTCAGAGCCAAAGACAGATTTGAAATCAGCTTTTCTATACTTCTGGAGTTCCTCTGTCGTCTGTGCAGTTCTGTTGTCTGTGTATGTTGTGGTACATATGCTTCACTGTGAGCCCAGCAAAATCCAAGGAGTTGAATTCTATGGTCTTGATTTACCTGATAGTTTTGGGGAGCTGTTTTCTAGTGGGATACTAGTTCTTCTTTTGGAGCGTGTTTATATGATGACAGTCCACTTTATACAAGCTAGACTGCATCGAG GAAGAGACCAAGGAGGCAAAGCTAATGGTAAGGGATGGATTCTGACAATAGCTCTAATTAAGGGCACAAATTTGGCTTCGGTGGAAGCAACAGAGCTCTTTGATCCTTATGTTGTTTTCACTTGCAATGGGAAAACAAGAACAAGCTCTGTCAAACTTCAAGCACAGGATCCTCAGTGGAATG AGGTGATCGAATTTGATGCAATGGAGGAACCACCGTCCGTATTAGATGTGGAGGTATTTGATTTCGATGGTCCATTTGACCAGGGTGTCTCCCTTGGGCATGCGGAGATCAATTTCCTGAAACTCACAGCGGATGAACTTGCGGACTTGTGTGTTCCTTTAGTTGGTCATCATGCTCAAGCGTCTCAGTCAAAATTACAGCTGAGAATTTTTCTAGAAAACAAGAACGGTGTTGAAACAATGAAGGATTACTTGAGCAAGGTGGAAAAGGAAGTCGGAAAGAAG TTGAACATTCGGTCGCCACAAAAGAACTCCGCTTTCCAGAAACTGTTTGGTTTGCCCCATGAAGAGTTTCTTCTCAAAGAGTATACATGTTACTTGAAGAGAAAACTCCCTGTGCAG GGCAAGCTCTTTCTGTCGGCTAGAATTGTGGCGTTCTATTCTAATATATTTGGACACAAGACAAAGTTTTACTTTCTCTGGGAAGATATGGATGACATCCAAGTGCTCCCCCCAACTCTTGCTTCCTTAGGTAGCCCTTTGCTACTCATTATTCTGAAAAAGAACCGAGGTCTTGATGCAAAGCATGGGGCTAAATCTCAGGATGAGGAAGGAAGGCTTTGGTTCTATTTCCAGTCATTTGTGTCTTTTGATGCGACTAGCAG GACAATCATGGCTTTGTGGAAAACGAGGACGTTAAGTGTAGATCAAAGAGCACATATagcagaagaagaatcagatgtGTCAGATCCTTTCTTCTTGCCAGGAGATGTTGCAGTTGTTTCAGATGCTGATCCGTTACAGATGTCAAAGGTGTACGCATGTGATCTACCTGGCGAT GTAGAATTAGTTATGAAGATCTTTGGTGGAGGAGAAATGGAGCGTAAGATCATGGAGAAATCTGGATGTCTCAATTACGCGAGCACAACATGGGAGTCTAAAAAACCGGGGATCTACGAAAGACGGGTTTCTTACAAATAcaatcacacagtctctgtgtttgGGGGCGGAGTTACCTCCTCACAACAGAAATCTACAGCTCCAAATGATGAAGGCTGGATCTTAAATGACATTGTAGCTCTTCATGATGTTCCATTTGGAGACCATTTTCGc GTTCATCTAAGGTATGAAGTGAAAAAAGCAGGAGTTGATTGTAAAACAAGCAAGTGTGAGGTCTACTTGAGGATCCGGTGGCTGAAACCAATAAAGTTTGAACAGAGGATAAGCAAAAGTATAATGGAGAAGTTCAGGAATCGATTGAAGGTTATATTTGATTTGTTCCAGAAAGAATCTGTTGCAAATTCATCTTTGACACTTCTTTGA